In Bernardetia sp., a single window of DNA contains:
- a CDS encoding glycosyltransferase family 2 protein, with product MNLPKITVVTPSFNQGNFIEETIDSILSQEYPNLEYIIIDGKSTDNTVEIIKKYEKHLAYWVSEKDKGQSEAINKGMRKSTGDILTWICSDDLLLENALPNAANHFLENPSVSLIHGKTKTFGEGYSDQITAGYNSDLSIDYFTHMCFPQPSSFFKRNIFEKQSYDVNNHQDLVDESLHYSMDYDLLLRIALNYEIMQVEDVFSAYRLHPESKTVSQQSKFEIEKDKVFLRLLYTLKSNEKAIKGINILKNLGIDSNEQVIYNIDEQIIQSIDIDKIVAMFLYRKIPVAFENKAYQHVIEYCEAIKDNYSNFYNSLNLDSMYQTSKYNSLSAMGKLGWKFKKLI from the coding sequence ATGAATTTACCTAAAATTACAGTCGTTACACCATCTTTCAATCAAGGAAATTTTATAGAAGAAACCATAGATTCTATCTTATCACAAGAATACCCAAATTTGGAATATATTATTATTGATGGAAAAAGTACGGATAACACAGTAGAAATAATCAAAAAATATGAAAAACATTTAGCCTATTGGGTATCAGAAAAGGACAAAGGACAAAGCGAAGCTATAAATAAAGGAATGCGAAAAAGTACGGGTGATATTCTGACGTGGATTTGTAGTGATGATTTGTTGTTAGAAAACGCTTTACCAAATGCAGCCAATCATTTTTTAGAAAATCCTAGTGTTTCACTCATTCATGGAAAAACCAAGACTTTTGGAGAAGGCTATTCAGACCAAATAACGGCAGGTTATAATTCTGACTTGAGTATAGATTATTTTACGCACATGTGTTTTCCTCAGCCTTCAAGTTTCTTTAAAAGAAATATATTTGAAAAACAAAGTTATGATGTCAATAATCATCAAGATTTAGTAGATGAATCCTTGCATTACAGTATGGATTATGATTTGCTCTTACGCATTGCTTTAAATTATGAGATAATGCAAGTAGAAGATGTTTTTTCTGCTTATCGCCTGCATCCAGAGAGTAAGACTGTCAGCCAGCAAAGTAAGTTTGAAATAGAAAAAGATAAAGTATTTTTAAGGTTGCTTTACACGCTAAAGTCTAATGAAAAAGCTATAAAAGGAATTAATATTCTAAAAAATTTAGGAATTGATTCTAATGAGCAAGTAATTTATAATATTGATGAGCAAATAATTCAAAGTATAGATATAGACAAAATTGTTGCTATGTTTTTATACAGAAAAATTCCAGTAGCATTTGAAAATAAGGCATATCAGCACGTAATAGAGTATTGTGAAGCTATAAAAGATAATTATTCAAATTTTTATAATTCTCTCAACTTAGACTCAATGTACCAGACAAGCAAATACAATTCGCTTTCTGCAATGGGAAAGTTAGGGTGGAAATTTAAAAAACTTATATAA
- the hemL gene encoding glutamate-1-semialdehyde 2,1-aminomutase produces the protein MQPVTLTNSQSLFSEAQHHIPGGVNSPVRAFQAVGGTPVFIKSAKGAYLFDEDNNKYIDLIGSWGPMILGHGHEEVTEAIIEAVHRSSSFGAPTRREVTIAELICQMVPSIEKVRMVNSGTEATMSAVRVARGYTGREKFIKTIGCYHGHGDSFLIAAGSGAATMGTPNSPGVTKGTAKDTLLAPHNDLDAIQYLVDANPNEIAAIIIEPVAGNMGCVLPKEGYLEGLRKLCDKHGIVLIFDEVMTGFRLAKGGAQEVYGVTPDMTTLGKIIGGGMPVGAYGGKKEIMDCVSPVGKVYQAGTLSGNPVAMAAGLALLSILNDNPQIYQNLEQKTTKIAEGMRKAIKEQGLNYTVNQIGSMTNIFFTDKKVENFEDALTCDTALFGKYFHAMLNRGIYIAPAQFESWFLSNALSDQDVNRIIEANEDALREIHS, from the coding sequence ATGCAACCTGTAACACTAACTAATAGTCAATCCCTTTTTTCAGAAGCTCAACACCATATTCCTGGAGGCGTAAACTCACCTGTTCGTGCCTTTCAAGCTGTCGGAGGAACACCTGTTTTTATAAAATCTGCCAAAGGTGCATATCTTTTTGATGAAGATAACAACAAATACATCGATTTGATTGGTTCTTGGGGACCGATGATTTTAGGACACGGACACGAAGAAGTTACAGAAGCCATCATCGAAGCTGTACATCGTTCGTCTTCGTTTGGCGCACCTACACGTAGAGAGGTAACAATTGCAGAACTGATTTGCCAAATGGTGCCATCCATCGAAAAAGTAAGGATGGTAAACTCAGGAACAGAAGCAACTATGTCTGCTGTGCGTGTGGCTCGTGGTTATACAGGAAGAGAAAAATTTATCAAAACAATAGGTTGTTATCACGGACACGGCGATTCTTTTTTGATTGCAGCAGGAAGTGGAGCAGCTACGATGGGAACACCCAACAGCCCTGGGGTAACAAAAGGGACAGCAAAAGATACTCTCTTAGCACCTCACAACGACTTGGATGCCATTCAGTACTTAGTAGATGCTAATCCAAATGAAATTGCAGCCATTATTATTGAGCCTGTGGCTGGAAATATGGGATGCGTCTTGCCAAAAGAAGGATATTTAGAAGGTCTTAGAAAACTTTGCGACAAGCACGGAATTGTACTTATTTTTGATGAGGTAATGACTGGTTTTAGATTGGCTAAAGGTGGAGCACAAGAAGTCTATGGCGTTACACCAGACATGACAACACTTGGGAAAATTATTGGGGGAGGAATGCCAGTAGGAGCTTACGGAGGTAAAAAAGAAATTATGGACTGTGTTTCTCCTGTTGGAAAAGTATATCAAGCAGGAACGCTTTCTGGAAATCCAGTGGCGATGGCAGCAGGTTTAGCTCTGCTTTCTATTTTGAATGATAACCCTCAAATTTATCAGAATTTAGAGCAAAAAACGACTAAAATAGCTGAGGGGATGCGAAAAGCCATCAAAGAACAAGGCTTAAACTATACAGTCAATCAAATTGGTTCGATGACAAATATTTTCTTTACAGATAAAAAAGTAGAAAACTTTGAAGATGCTCTCACCTGTGATACAGCTCTTTTTGGTAAGTATTTTCATGCTATGCTCAACCGTGGAATTTATATTGCTCCTGCACAGTTTGAAAGTTGGTTCTTATCTAATGCTCTTTCAGACCAAGATGTAAATAGAATTATTGAAGCCAATGAGGATGCACTTAGAGAAATTCATTCTTAA
- a CDS encoding aminopeptidase P family protein: protein MRHKPIKSKLFEKNRKKFVKDLLPNSIAVFNSNDIMPTSADGTMPFVQHSDIYYLTGIAQEETILVLFPDAKDEKYREVLFVKETNEHIKVWEGEKLTKEAATKQSGVQTVFWTSEFWSILQRFLIFPAQNVYLTTNEHTRQGVETETRDDRFRKEMQHRFPLHNYQRSAPILHKIRAIKEKTEVELIRHACSITEKGFRRILPFVKDGVMEYEIEAELLHEFIINRSKGFAYEPIIAAGENACVLHYVQNDNVCRKGDLILFDVGAEYAGYASDMSRTIPVSGKFTTRQKAVYNAVLRVQREAMKLLNPSNTLDEYHKEVGSLMEKELIDLGLLNKKEVKNQDPNNPLYKKYFMHGTTHHLGINVHDYGAFDKKIEAGMVFTVEPGIYIPEEKIGIRLENDIVITKNGYDDLMGNIPIEVEEIEDLMNSK from the coding sequence ATGCGACACAAACCTATAAAGAGCAAACTTTTTGAAAAAAACCGTAAAAAGTTTGTTAAAGACTTATTACCTAATTCGATTGCTGTTTTTAATTCAAATGATATTATGCCGACGAGTGCAGACGGTACAATGCCATTTGTTCAGCATTCGGATATTTATTATTTGACAGGAATTGCACAAGAGGAAACCATCTTAGTTCTCTTCCCAGATGCTAAAGATGAAAAGTATAGAGAAGTTTTGTTCGTAAAGGAAACCAACGAACACATTAAAGTTTGGGAAGGCGAAAAGCTCACAAAAGAAGCTGCCACAAAGCAATCAGGTGTACAGACAGTATTTTGGACAAGCGAGTTTTGGTCTATTTTACAACGATTTTTAATTTTCCCCGCTCAAAATGTTTATCTTACCACCAACGAACACACTAGACAAGGCGTAGAAACAGAAACTAGAGACGACCGTTTCCGTAAGGAAATGCAACATCGTTTTCCTTTGCACAATTACCAAAGAAGCGCACCTATTTTGCATAAAATCCGTGCAATCAAGGAAAAAACAGAAGTAGAACTCATTCGCCACGCTTGTAGCATTACAGAAAAAGGATTTCGCCGTATTTTGCCATTTGTTAAAGATGGTGTAATGGAGTATGAAATAGAAGCCGAATTATTGCACGAATTTATTATCAATCGCTCAAAAGGTTTTGCTTATGAGCCAATTATTGCAGCAGGTGAAAATGCCTGTGTATTGCATTATGTACAGAACGACAATGTTTGTAGAAAAGGCGATTTGATTTTATTTGATGTAGGGGCAGAATATGCTGGTTATGCTTCTGATATGTCAAGAACGATTCCTGTGAGTGGAAAATTTACCACACGCCAAAAAGCTGTTTATAATGCCGTGTTGCGTGTGCAGCGTGAGGCAATGAAACTTCTAAATCCTTCAAATACTTTAGACGAATATCATAAAGAAGTAGGGAGTTTAATGGAAAAAGAACTCATTGATTTAGGTCTTCTAAATAAAAAGGAAGTCAAAAACCAAGACCCAAATAATCCGTTATATAAAAAATATTTTATGCACGGAACAACTCACCATTTAGGAATCAATGTTCACGATTATGGTGCTTTTGATAAAAAAATAGAGGCTGGAATGGTCTTTACCGTCGAACCAGGGATTTACATTCCAGAGGAAAAAATAGGTATTCGTTTGGAGAATGATA